One stretch of Tenuifilum sp. 4138str DNA includes these proteins:
- a CDS encoding nucleotide sugar dehydrogenase: MYSELVSKKEKLAVIGLGYVGLPIALEFARKLSVIGFDIKPDRVELMKKGIDPSRELEPEAFKGCDIEFTSNIDDLRKAKFYVVAVPTPIDEHNLPDLKPLLAATRSVGQVLKKGDYVVYESTVYPGCTEEDCVPLLEELSGLKYIQDFKVGFSPERINPGDKEHTLTTIKKITSGCDAESAEEIAKTYELIIKAGIHRASSIKVAEAAKIIENTQRDINIAFMNELSIIFNRMGINTYEVLEAAGTKWNFLKFFPGLVGGHCIGVDPYYLVYKAKELGYHPQIITAGRFINDSMGGYVAKQTVKKIIAADKNPKESRVLVLGVTFKENVSDIRNSKVVDIYNELKSFGIQNIDVVDPYADSHEVKEEYGFDMASAPNGKYDAIIVAVSHNQYINLNEEWFKNLANPACVFVDVKGIYRGKIHNLTYWSL; this comes from the coding sequence ATGTATAGCGAACTTGTTTCCAAAAAGGAAAAACTTGCAGTTATTGGTTTGGGTTACGTGGGGTTACCAATAGCACTGGAATTTGCCCGCAAACTCTCAGTTATTGGGTTCGATATTAAGCCCGATAGGGTTGAACTAATGAAGAAAGGCATCGACCCCAGTCGTGAGCTTGAACCTGAAGCATTTAAAGGTTGCGATATTGAGTTCACCTCAAATATCGACGATTTACGAAAGGCCAAGTTCTATGTGGTTGCAGTTCCAACCCCAATTGATGAGCACAACCTACCCGATTTAAAACCCCTTCTTGCAGCAACCCGATCAGTTGGACAAGTGCTTAAAAAAGGCGATTACGTAGTTTACGAGTCAACCGTTTACCCGGGCTGTACCGAGGAGGATTGCGTACCCTTGCTTGAAGAGCTATCGGGTTTAAAGTACATTCAGGATTTTAAGGTTGGCTTTTCGCCTGAGCGTATTAACCCCGGTGACAAGGAGCATACTTTGACAACCATTAAAAAGATAACTTCTGGTTGCGATGCCGAGTCGGCCGAGGAGATTGCTAAAACCTATGAGCTTATTATAAAGGCAGGTATTCACCGTGCCAGTTCCATTAAGGTTGCTGAGGCCGCAAAGATTATTGAGAACACCCAACGCGATATCAATATTGCCTTTATGAATGAGCTTTCCATCATTTTTAACCGTATGGGTATTAACACCTACGAAGTACTTGAAGCGGCCGGTACAAAATGGAATTTTCTAAAGTTTTTCCCGGGATTGGTGGGTGGTCATTGTATTGGTGTTGACCCCTACTATCTGGTTTACAAGGCTAAAGAGCTTGGCTATCACCCTCAAATTATTACTGCTGGCCGTTTCATTAACGACTCCATGGGTGGTTACGTGGCAAAGCAGACCGTAAAGAAAATTATAGCTGCCGATAAAAACCCAAAAGAGTCGCGCGTGCTCGTTTTGGGTGTTACATTCAAGGAAAATGTAAGCGATATCCGTAACTCAAAGGTGGTTGATATTTACAACGAGCTAAAATCGTTCGGTATTCAGAATATCGATGTGGTTGACCCCTATGCCGACAGCCACGAGGTGAAGGAAGAATACGGTTTCGATATGGCTTCTGCCCCAAATGGTAAGTACGACGCCATAATTGTTGCCGTTAGCCATAACCAGTACATCAACCTTAACGAGGAATGGTTTAAAAACCTTGCAAACCCTGCATGTGTTTTTGTTGATGTTAAGGGCATTTACAGGGGGAAAATACATAATTTAACATACTGGAGCCTCTAA
- a CDS encoding UDP-glucose 6-dehydrogenase — protein MVKNICCIGAGYVGGPTMAVIALKNPNIKVNVVDINAERIAAWNTDELPVYEPGLLEVVKQARGRNLFFDTDIEKGIREADMIFISVNTPTKTFGVGKGRAADLRYVELCARQIAEVATTDKIVVEKSTLPVRTAQAIKTILSETGNKVKFQVLSNPEFLAEGTAIKDLLEPDRVLIGGDQTPEGLAAIEELTQVYASWVPRERIIQTRLWSSELSKLTANAFLAQRISSINSISALCEATGADVDEVAYAIGTDSRIGPKFLKASVGFGGSCFQKDILNLVYLCEYFGLPEVARYWEQVILLNDYQKLRFAQNIIHTLFNTVSGKKIAMLGWAFKKDTNDTRESAAIYVADHLLSDMANIWVYDPKVPAKSMYADLDYLGTRSPEENRKHLTVVSDPYEACKNAHAIAIITEWDEFKTYDWQRIYDNMMKPAFIFDGRNILDHKKLMEIGFKVKAIGKSY, from the coding sequence ATGGTAAAAAACATCTGCTGCATTGGCGCTGGTTATGTGGGCGGTCCCACAATGGCTGTTATAGCCCTGAAGAACCCCAATATTAAAGTTAATGTTGTTGATATCAATGCTGAACGCATAGCAGCATGGAATACCGATGAGTTGCCAGTTTATGAGCCCGGTTTGCTGGAGGTGGTTAAGCAGGCACGCGGTCGTAACCTATTCTTCGATACCGACATCGAGAAAGGCATCCGTGAGGCCGATATGATATTCATTAGCGTTAATACTCCCACCAAAACCTTTGGGGTAGGTAAGGGCAGGGCAGCCGATTTACGATACGTTGAACTCTGCGCCCGCCAGATTGCCGAAGTTGCCACTACCGATAAGATTGTGGTTGAAAAGTCAACCCTTCCGGTTCGTACTGCTCAGGCCATAAAAACCATACTCTCCGAAACAGGGAATAAGGTTAAATTTCAGGTGCTTTCAAACCCTGAGTTTTTAGCAGAAGGGACAGCCATTAAGGATTTGCTTGAACCCGACAGGGTACTAATTGGCGGCGATCAAACCCCAGAGGGGCTTGCAGCCATTGAGGAGTTAACGCAGGTGTACGCCAGTTGGGTGCCCCGTGAACGCATAATACAGACCCGTTTGTGGTCGTCGGAGCTTTCAAAGCTTACAGCTAACGCTTTCCTTGCTCAACGTATCTCATCAATAAACAGCATTTCTGCTCTATGCGAAGCAACAGGGGCCGATGTGGATGAGGTGGCCTACGCCATTGGAACCGATTCCCGTATTGGTCCCAAGTTCCTCAAAGCCTCGGTTGGGTTTGGTGGTTCTTGCTTCCAGAAGGATATTCTAAACCTGGTTTACCTTTGCGAATACTTTGGTTTGCCTGAGGTGGCGCGTTACTGGGAACAGGTTATTTTACTTAACGATTACCAAAAACTCCGCTTTGCGCAGAATATCATTCACACCCTATTTAATACTGTTAGCGGCAAAAAGATTGCCATGCTTGGCTGGGCATTTAAGAAGGACACTAACGATACCCGCGAGAGCGCAGCTATTTATGTAGCTGATCATCTACTCAGCGACATGGCAAATATTTGGGTTTACGATCCCAAAGTGCCCGCAAAGAGCATGTATGCCGATTTGGATTACCTGGGAACCCGGTCACCGGAGGAGAACCGCAAGCACCTAACGGTAGTTAGCGACCCCTACGAAGCCTGCAAGAATGCCCATGCCATTGCCATTATCACCGAGTGGGACGAGTTCAAAACCTACGATTGGCAGCGCATATACGATAACATGATGAAACCCGCCTTTATCTTTGATGGCCGCAATATCCTCGATCATAAAAAGCTTATGGAAATAGGGTTTAAGGTAAAAGCGATAGGAAAGAGTTATTAG
- a CDS encoding Gfo/Idh/MocA family oxidoreductase, whose amino-acid sequence MKNFALIGAAGFIAPRHLKAIKETGNNLLAALDKHDCVGIMDSYFPKADFFVEYERFDRHIDKLKRQGVKVDYVSICTPNYLHDSHIRFALRQGANAICEKPIVLNPWNIEALAEIEKETGKRISTILQLRLHPTIIELKKQIDSAPKDKVFDIDLTYITSRGRWYFISWKGDTQKSGGVATNIGVHFFDMLSWIFGSVKSSVVHVSRPDKAAGYMELEKARVRWFLSVDYNDIPDNIKQKGQRTYRSIRIADKELEFSEGFTDLHTASYREILAGNSFGLNDARSSIETVYTIRNMVPVGLTGDYHPFCKTLNL is encoded by the coding sequence ATGAAGAATTTTGCACTTATTGGAGCAGCCGGATTTATTGCTCCTCGTCACCTTAAAGCAATTAAGGAAACCGGCAATAATTTGCTTGCAGCACTCGATAAGCACGACTGTGTAGGAATTATGGATAGCTACTTCCCTAAGGCTGACTTCTTTGTGGAATATGAACGATTCGATAGGCATATCGATAAGCTTAAGCGACAGGGCGTTAAGGTTGATTACGTTAGCATTTGCACTCCAAACTACCTGCACGATTCGCATATCCGTTTTGCTTTACGACAGGGTGCTAACGCTATTTGCGAGAAACCAATCGTGCTGAATCCTTGGAATATTGAAGCCCTTGCTGAAATTGAAAAAGAAACCGGCAAACGCATTAGCACTATTCTTCAGCTCAGGCTGCATCCCACTATTATTGAGTTGAAGAAACAGATTGACAGTGCTCCAAAGGATAAGGTTTTTGATATCGATTTAACCTACATTACAAGCCGTGGACGTTGGTACTTTATTTCATGGAAGGGCGATACTCAGAAATCGGGTGGGGTTGCCACCAATATTGGTGTGCACTTTTTCGATATGCTTTCATGGATTTTTGGAAGTGTTAAGTCGAGCGTGGTGCATGTTTCCCGCCCCGACAAGGCTGCTGGATACATGGAACTCGAAAAGGCTCGCGTACGCTGGTTTTTAAGTGTTGACTATAACGATATTCCTGATAATATAAAGCAAAAAGGGCAGCGAACCTACCGTTCCATTCGCATTGCCGATAAGGAACTGGAGTTCAGCGAGGGGTTTACCGATTTGCATACTGCAAGCTACCGCGAAATTCTCGCAGGTAATAGCTTTGGCTTAAACGATGCCCGTTCTTCAATTGAAACTGTTTACACCATCCGTAATATGGTACCAGTAGGTTTAACCGGCGATTATCACCCATTTTGTAAAACATTAAACCTTTAA
- a CDS encoding cell division protein ZapA, protein MDEKLSINVNVAERLYPLKIDRDDEEKIRKAAKLINDKVMLYKQRYSDKDVQDYLAMAALQFVIKLIECEDKTDTSEFMSELKDLDEWLGSFIGKQNMSSFK, encoded by the coding sequence ATGGACGAAAAGTTATCAATTAACGTGAATGTGGCCGAACGGTTATATCCCCTCAAAATCGACAGAGACGATGAGGAAAAGATACGTAAGGCTGCTAAATTGATAAACGACAAGGTAATGCTGTACAAGCAAAGGTATAGCGACAAGGACGTACAGGATTATTTGGCTATGGCAGCACTACAGTTCGTTATAAAGCTGATAGAGTGCGAGGATAAAACTGATACCTCGGAGTTTATGAGCGAGTTGAAAGATCTGGACGAATGGCTGGGTTCTTTCATTGGTAAGCAAAACATGAGTTCTTTCAAATAG
- a CDS encoding NAD-dependent epimerase, which yields MKLLLTGTAGFIGFHLAKRLLERGDEVIGLDCINDYYDINLKYSRLEITGIDRSKIEYGKFVQSTKYPNYRFIQLKLEDREAILNLFAQEKFDKVCNLAAQAGVRYSLQNPFTYIDSNINGFLNILEGCRYNGVKHLAYASSSSVYGLNETMPFSVHHNVDHPISLYAASKKSNELMAHTYSYLYGIPTTGLRFFTVYGPWGRPDMALFLFTKAILEDKPIDVYNNGNMQRDFTYIDDIVEGIVRVIDNPPRGNPEWTGANPDPGTSIAPYRVYNIGNSSPVRLMDFIEAIEEALGQKAIKNFLPLQAGDVPATWADVSDLEKDLGYKPNTDIRFGVKRFVEWYLTFMY from the coding sequence ATGAAACTCCTCCTCACTGGTACAGCTGGTTTTATTGGTTTTCACCTTGCCAAACGCTTGCTTGAGCGTGGCGACGAAGTGATAGGCCTCGATTGTATTAACGATTACTACGATATTAACCTGAAATACTCAAGGTTAGAAATTACGGGCATCGACCGTAGTAAAATTGAGTATGGCAAATTTGTGCAAAGCACAAAATACCCAAATTACAGGTTTATCCAGCTAAAGCTTGAGGATAGGGAAGCCATACTTAACCTTTTTGCTCAGGAAAAGTTCGATAAGGTTTGCAACCTGGCTGCCCAGGCTGGCGTAAGATATAGCCTACAGAACCCTTTCACCTACATAGACAGTAATATTAACGGCTTTCTGAATATACTGGAGGGATGTCGCTATAATGGAGTAAAACATCTAGCCTATGCCAGTAGTTCAAGTGTTTATGGGCTGAATGAAACCATGCCCTTTTCCGTCCATCACAATGTTGACCACCCCATAAGCCTGTACGCTGCAAGTAAGAAAAGCAACGAGCTTATGGCGCATACCTATAGCTACCTTTATGGCATTCCAACAACTGGTTTACGGTTCTTTACCGTTTACGGCCCATGGGGCCGGCCCGATATGGCGCTATTCCTATTTACCAAAGCCATACTTGAGGACAAGCCCATTGATGTTTACAACAATGGCAACATGCAACGCGACTTTACCTATATCGACGATATAGTTGAGGGAATTGTACGTGTAATAGACAACCCACCCAGGGGTAATCCTGAATGGACTGGCGCCAATCCCGATCCCGGAACCTCAATAGCACCATACAGGGTGTATAACATTGGCAACAGCAGTCCGGTAAGGCTTATGGACTTCATTGAGGCCATTGAGGAGGCCTTAGGCCAGAAGGCTATCAAGAACTTCCTTCCCCTCCAGGCCGGTGATGTCCCAGCCACCTGGGCCGATGTTTCCGACCTAGAGAAAGACCTGGGCTATAAACCCAATACCGATATTCGGTTTGGGGTTAAGAGGTTTGTGGAGTGGTATTTAACTTTTATGTATTAA
- a CDS encoding oligosaccharide flippase family protein has protein sequence MKFNIRLFKLDTNSIFKSFFSVFIFNLISAFLGFMLNIILARYFDVETYGNISYFIASFLVLYTIFEFGFGNTLVILKSKYENNLKNYVNDTINTHFLIFSLILLIFTELIIQLFGEQLKLQIYESRILITSSFIFALYNYLISIYQADGKWMRYNYFNLLSNFLKFFIFIIVIFLYSNIFDINFTFKLFTRTYLVYTLILFLVTLYFIYPHIHFKGIKLHFPLYKTLIPLGITNLIVILAMRVDNFIILHKLDNYQLGIYSAANSFALFFPIITGSLMKVLLRESANQGINYLKKIIDIQKKYFIHLIIFIIIIIFTSKYLIIFFFGSKYLYSIPIFQVLSIVYIGGVFFTPLESYFFSNHQTLIMLIRILQLLIIIIFGFLLIDLFGLIGMAIAIVLSRIIAWFYFTIKSKKVIFKLSIK, from the coding sequence ATGAAATTTAATATTAGACTTTTCAAACTAGATACAAATTCAATATTTAAAAGTTTTTTTAGTGTATTTATATTTAATTTAATATCTGCATTTTTGGGTTTTATGTTAAATATTATACTTGCAAGATATTTCGATGTAGAAACATATGGTAATATTTCTTATTTTATTGCGTCTTTTCTTGTCTTATATACTATATTTGAGTTCGGTTTTGGAAATACTTTAGTGATTTTAAAAAGTAAATACGAAAATAATTTAAAAAATTATGTAAATGATACAATTAATACACATTTCCTAATATTTTCATTAATATTATTGATTTTCACTGAATTGATAATTCAATTATTTGGGGAACAATTAAAATTACAAATTTATGAATCGAGAATACTAATAACATCTTCATTTATTTTTGCTTTATATAATTATTTAATTTCTATTTATCAAGCTGATGGAAAATGGATGAGGTATAACTATTTTAATTTGTTAAGTAATTTTTTAAAATTTTTTATTTTCATAATAGTAATTTTTTTATATTCAAATATCTTTGATATTAATTTTACTTTCAAATTATTTACTAGAACATATTTAGTTTACACTTTAATATTATTTTTGGTTACACTTTATTTTATATATCCGCATATTCATTTTAAAGGAATAAAATTACATTTCCCATTATATAAAACGTTGATACCCCTTGGAATTACTAACTTAATTGTAATTTTAGCTATGAGAGTTGACAATTTTATTATACTTCATAAGTTAGACAATTATCAACTAGGAATTTATTCTGCAGCAAATTCATTTGCATTATTTTTTCCAATAATTACAGGATCTCTAATGAAAGTTCTATTAAGAGAGTCTGCAAACCAAGGAATAAATTATTTAAAAAAAATAATTGATATCCAAAAAAAATATTTTATCCATTTAATAATATTTATTATTATTATAATTTTTACAAGCAAGTATTTAATTATATTTTTTTTTGGAAGTAAATATTTATATTCAATTCCAATTTTTCAAGTTTTAAGCATAGTTTATATTGGTGGTGTTTTTTTTACACCTCTAGAAAGTTATTTTTTTAGCAATCATCAAACATTAATAATGTTAATAAGAATATTACAATTATTAATAATTATAATTTTTGGCTTCTTATTAATTGACTTGTTTGGATTAATTGGAATGGCAATAGCAATTGTTCTAAGCAGAATAATCGCATGGTTTTACTTTACAATAAAGTCAAAAAAAGTAATATTCAAATTATCAATTAAATGA
- the rny gene encoding ribonuclease Y yields MVLTIIIAVSAFSLGGLLSYFTWNKLLASKRNKIIQEAEAEAEVIRKEKILQAKEKFLQLKTEHDKVISEKNNRIAQAETKIKQRELQLSQKFEELQRKQKEVDVIRENLSSQMELVEKRGEELERMHKDQIERLESISGLSAEEAKAQLIESLKAEARTQAMSYINEIVDEAKMTATKEAKRIVVQSIQRVATETAIENSVTVFNIDSDEIKGRIIGREGRNIRALEAATGVEIIVDDTPEAIILSAFDPVRREIARLALHQLVTDGRIHPARIEEVVQKVQKQVEEEIIEVGKRTAIDLGIHGLHPELIRLVGKMKYRSSYGQNLLQHSREVANLCAIMASELGLNPKVAKRAGLLHDIGKVPDDEPELPHAILGMKLAEKYKEKPEVCNAIGSHHDEVEMTTLIAPIVQVCDAISGARPGARREVVESYIKRLKEMEDLALSYPGVLKTYAIQAGRELRVIVGSEKVSDEEANKLSFEIAKKIQDEMTYPGQVKITVIRETRAISYAK; encoded by the coding sequence ATGGTGTTAACAATAATAATTGCAGTTTCGGCTTTTTCCCTAGGGGGATTACTGTCGTACTTTACCTGGAATAAGCTTTTGGCCAGCAAGCGCAATAAGATTATTCAGGAGGCCGAAGCCGAGGCCGAAGTTATCCGTAAGGAGAAGATTTTGCAGGCAAAGGAAAAGTTCTTACAGCTTAAAACTGAACACGATAAGGTAATTTCGGAAAAAAACAACCGGATTGCTCAGGCTGAAACCAAAATCAAGCAGCGCGAGCTGCAGCTATCGCAAAAGTTTGAGGAGCTTCAGCGTAAGCAGAAGGAGGTTGATGTTATTCGCGAAAACCTTTCGAGCCAAATGGAACTGGTTGAAAAGCGTGGCGAGGAACTTGAGCGTATGCATAAGGATCAAATTGAGCGCCTTGAATCAATTTCGGGTCTTTCGGCCGAGGAGGCTAAGGCTCAGCTTATTGAGTCGCTTAAAGCCGAGGCTCGCACCCAGGCCATGTCGTACATCAACGAGATTGTTGATGAGGCCAAAATGACTGCCACCAAGGAGGCAAAGCGTATTGTGGTACAAAGCATACAGCGCGTTGCAACAGAAACAGCCATTGAGAACTCAGTTACTGTGTTCAATATCGATTCCGATGAAATCAAGGGTCGCATCATTGGCCGCGAAGGCCGTAACATTAGAGCTCTGGAGGCTGCTACCGGTGTGGAAATCATTGTGGACGATACACCTGAAGCAATCATCCTTTCAGCTTTCGACCCTGTTCGTCGTGAAATTGCCCGACTTGCCCTTCATCAGCTGGTAACCGATGGCCGTATCCACCCTGCGCGTATCGAGGAGGTAGTGCAAAAGGTTCAAAAACAGGTTGAGGAGGAAATTATTGAGGTGGGCAAACGCACCGCTATTGATTTGGGTATCCACGGCTTACATCCTGAGCTCATCCGCCTGGTTGGTAAAATGAAGTATCGCTCATCCTATGGGCAGAACCTGCTCCAGCACTCGCGTGAGGTTGCAAACCTTTGTGCAATTATGGCCTCAGAGCTTGGGCTTAACCCCAAGGTTGCCAAGCGTGCTGGCTTACTGCACGATATAGGCAAGGTGCCCGATGATGAACCCGAACTACCACACGCTATTCTTGGTATGAAACTCGCCGAGAAGTACAAGGAGAAACCCGAGGTTTGTAATGCTATTGGCTCGCACCATGATGAGGTGGAGATGACCACCCTCATTGCTCCTATTGTTCAGGTTTGCGACGCCATTTCAGGTGCACGTCCAGGTGCACGCCGCGAGGTTGTTGAATCGTATATTAAGCGACTTAAGGAGATGGAAGACCTTGCGCTTTCATATCCCGGAGTGCTTAAAACATATGCAATTCAGGCTGGTAGGGAGTTGCGTGTAATTGTTGGTAGCGAAAAGGTTTCGGACGAAGAAGCCAATAAGCTCTCGTTCGAGATTGCCAAAAAGATTCAGGACGAGATGACATATCCAGGTCAGGTTAAAATTACGGTGATTCGCGAAACCCGAGCCATCAGCTACGCAAAGTAG
- a CDS encoding acyltransferase, which translates to MEKTYFAHETAVIDEGCTIGKGTKIWHFSHIMSGCEIGESCNIGQNVVVSPGVKLGRNVKVQNNVSIYTGVICEDDVFLGPSMVFTNVINPRSAINRKSEYLTTLVKRSATIGANATIVCGVTLGEFSFVGAGAVVTKDVKPYALVVGNPARQIGWMSEYGHRLEFNSDGVAVCPESGQKYKLENNQVFRID; encoded by the coding sequence ATGGAGAAAACCTACTTCGCCCACGAAACAGCAGTAATTGATGAAGGTTGCACAATAGGCAAGGGTACAAAAATATGGCACTTCAGCCATATAATGTCTGGCTGTGAGATAGGTGAAAGTTGCAATATTGGCCAAAACGTGGTTGTTTCCCCGGGAGTAAAATTAGGCCGAAATGTAAAGGTTCAGAACAATGTTTCCATTTATACGGGTGTAATTTGCGAGGATGATGTTTTTTTAGGCCCATCAATGGTGTTTACCAATGTAATAAACCCGCGTAGCGCCATTAACCGCAAGAGTGAGTATTTAACAACGCTGGTAAAGCGTAGCGCCACCATTGGAGCAAATGCAACCATAGTATGCGGCGTTACCCTTGGCGAGTTTTCCTTTGTTGGTGCCGGAGCAGTGGTGACTAAGGACGTAAAGCCTTACGCTCTGGTAGTTGGTAATCCAGCCCGACAAATAGGTTGGATGAGCGAGTATGGCCATCGTCTTGAGTTTAATAGCGATGGCGTTGCAGTTTGCCCTGAGAGTGGACAAAAGTATAAGCTTGAAAATAATCAGGTTTTTCGAATAGATTAG
- a CDS encoding acyltransferase, producing MKILPILNSYFVRYKLQNNNKGVVIKHGFNAEFIENIIFKGTCYVGPNAYWSAKGGIEIGNNVIFGPRSIIWTYNHNYMSSEFIPYGGEDILGKVIIEDNVWIGINSIILPNVTVGEGAIIGANTVVTKNVPKLAIVGGNPFRIIKYRDKDLYYKLKSEKKFYLNYKYNI from the coding sequence ATGAAAATATTACCAATTTTAAATAGTTATTTTGTAAGATATAAATTACAAAATAATAATAAAGGTGTAGTAATTAAGCACGGATTTAATGCAGAGTTTATTGAAAATATAATTTTTAAAGGGACTTGTTATGTTGGACCAAATGCCTATTGGTCTGCTAAAGGAGGAATAGAAATAGGGAATAATGTAATTTTTGGACCTAGATCAATTATATGGACTTATAACCATAATTATATGTCTAGTGAATTTATACCATACGGTGGAGAAGATATTTTAGGTAAAGTAATTATTGAAGACAATGTATGGATAGGTATAAATTCAATAATACTTCCAAATGTTACTGTTGGAGAGGGTGCAATTATTGGTGCAAATACTGTTGTAACAAAAAACGTTCCTAAATTAGCAATTGTAGGTGGAAACCCTTTTCGAATTATAAAATATAGAGATAAAGATTTATACTATAAATTAAAATCAGAGAAAAAATTTTACCTTAATTATAAATATAATATTTAA
- a CDS encoding DegT/DnrJ/EryC1/StrS family aminotransferase has product MNIQMCDLRGQYLKIKSEIDAAIQEVIDSTAFIKGKEVGLFQEELASYLGVKHVIGCANGTDALQIALMALDLKPGDEVITPDFTFIATVEVVALLGLTPILVDVDPSTFTIDAKRLEEAITPKTKAIIPVHLFGQCANMDEIMRLAQKYNLYVIEDTAQALGADYFHSDGRVSKAGTIGAVGTTSFFPSKNLGCYGDGGALFTNDDSLANEIRSIANHGMKVRYHHDRIGVNSRLDTIQAAILRVKLKYLDFYNKARIEAANAYDSALKPCSKIITPARAKWSSHIFHQYTLKLNNVDRERLQKDLAAKGIPTMVYYPIPLHKQKAFEPYREFNYGRSFQVSDFLSSSVISLPMHTELSADVIKYITETLLEALKD; this is encoded by the coding sequence ATGAACATCCAGATGTGCGACCTAAGGGGGCAGTACTTAAAGATAAAAAGTGAGATTGATGCTGCCATTCAGGAGGTAATTGACAGTACTGCTTTTATCAAGGGGAAGGAGGTAGGTCTGTTTCAGGAAGAACTTGCTTCCTATCTGGGCGTTAAGCATGTAATTGGCTGTGCCAACGGAACCGATGCCCTTCAAATAGCACTTATGGCACTCGATTTAAAACCGGGCGATGAAGTTATCACGCCCGACTTTACTTTTATTGCCACGGTTGAGGTTGTAGCCCTTTTGGGGCTCACGCCAATACTTGTCGATGTTGATCCATCAACCTTTACTATCGATGCTAAAAGGTTAGAGGAAGCCATAACCCCAAAAACCAAAGCCATTATTCCTGTTCATCTTTTTGGCCAATGCGCCAACATGGATGAGATTATGCGTTTAGCTCAAAAGTATAACCTGTACGTTATTGAGGACACAGCACAGGCATTGGGTGCCGATTATTTCCATTCCGATGGCCGAGTTTCAAAAGCAGGAACCATAGGAGCCGTTGGCACAACATCGTTTTTCCCTTCAAAAAACTTAGGTTGCTATGGCGACGGAGGTGCTCTTTTTACCAATGATGATAGCTTGGCTAACGAGATACGTTCAATTGCCAACCATGGTATGAAGGTCAGGTATCATCACGATAGGATTGGGGTGAACTCCCGTCTCGATACCATTCAGGCTGCCATTTTAAGGGTTAAGCTGAAGTACCTCGATTTTTATAATAAGGCTCGTATTGAGGCTGCAAATGCCTACGATTCCGCGTTAAAACCTTGTAGCAAGATTATTACGCCGGCACGAGCTAAGTGGAGTAGCCATATCTTTCATCAGTACACATTAAAGCTTAACAATGTTGATCGCGAAAGGCTACAAAAAGATTTGGCTGCCAAAGGTATTCCCACCATGGTTTACTACCCAATACCGTTGCATAAGCAAAAAGCTTTTGAACCCTACAGGGAGTTTAATTATGGGCGTTCGTTTCAGGTTTCCGATTTTCTATCAAGTTCTGTAATCTCGCTTCCCATGCATACCGAGCTATCAGCCGATGTAATAAAATATATCACCGAAACTCTACTGGAGGCATTAAAAGATTAA
- a CDS encoding four helix bundle protein — protein MMIEQFEDLDIWKEARELCIHIKEICENSKFSKDYTLKNQILSSSGSIMDNIAEGFERGGNKEFIQFLFIAKGSCGETRSQLYRAKDFGYVSVEKSEELIKTTSILSKKISALINYLKRSSLKGAKFKNNNLKPKP, from the coding sequence ATGATGATTGAACAATTTGAAGATTTGGATATATGGAAGGAAGCAAGAGAATTATGCATACACATTAAAGAGATATGTGAGAATAGTAAATTTTCAAAAGATTATACATTAAAAAATCAAATACTTTCATCAAGCGGATCAATAATGGACAACATAGCTGAAGGATTTGAACGAGGAGGAAATAAAGAATTTATTCAGTTCTTGTTTATTGCAAAAGGCTCTTGCGGTGAAACTCGTTCCCAGTTATATCGAGCTAAAGATTTTGGATATGTTTCTGTTGAAAAAAGTGAAGAATTGATAAAAACTACTTCAATTTTAAGTAAAAAGATATCTGCATTAATTAACTACCTAAAAAGATCTAGTTTAAAGGGAGCTAAATTTAAAAATAATAACCTAAAACCCAAACCTTGA